TCCCAAGAACAAGCCAGATGAAACCAGCGTCATACACGCAGCCATCGCCCACAGCGCAGACCCCGCCCCTAAACGCCAGATCATTATCAGCATCGCGGACCGTCAACTGGCGGTCATCGATCACGGCCAGGTGTTGAAGACTTATCCCATTGCTGTGGGCGCGCGCGGCACACCAAGCCCCGACGGCGATTTTGTGATCATCAACCACGCCAAAGACCCCGTCTACCGGCACGGCGATAAGGAGATTGCGCCGGGCAAAGACAATCCGCTGGGCACGCGCTGGATGGGACTGAGCCTGAAAGGGTACGGCATCCACGGAACCAACGTGCAGAGTTCCGTGGGCAAAGCGGTATCGCATGGATGCTTTCGCATGCGCAAACAGGATGTGGAAGAGCTTTACACGCTGGTGCAGGTAGGTGACACGGTAATGGTCCGGCGTGAACGTGACGCAATGATCGCCAAGGTTTTCACCGCGCCAACCTCATCACAGCAGGCCGTGACGCTGGCCGCCGCTACAAACAGCGAAGTAGGACCTGCAGCAGCACTTCCGACAACGGTTGAAGCCGCTGAGCAATAGGACAGAAGGAATTTGAACCGCAGAGAACGCGGAGATCGCAGAGAGCAAAAGATCAGCCGCGAATCAACGCGAAAGAGCACGAATGAGCACAGATCGGGAAGCAAGGCAGTGGGAGCAAGCAGAAGAGACAACTGGCAGGTAGCGGGTCCGGTCCTTTGATTCTCTCCTCTGCGCTCTTTGCGGCCTCTGCGGTGAATCGGGTTTTGGAATTTTAGGAGGCATTGCGATGTTGTTCTTGAGATATCTGCTGTTGTTTACCGGCTGGGGCCTGCTTGCGACCGCCGCCATCAACGTTTTCAAAAATCTTTACAGGGTTGTCCAGTATCACCGCCAGTTGCGACATATAGCTCCAGGCTCCGAATCCGGGCTTTCATCGGGACCGGAAGGCGCCCCCGCGGAGCGGCCATTAACCCGTGGCGCTACCGTGGAAAAACCGCAACTGAACTGGACCACTGCCAAATGGGCGTTTCCTGCGGCCTGGCTGCCGCTCATCCTTGCTGCCGGCATAGTGGTGGTGCCCAGCGGGATGGGTGGCATCAGAGTGAGCCAGACTGCAGGAACGCTGCCCGGCACGTTGTATCCGGGTGTCCATTTTGTGGTTCCCATGCTCGATTCAGTAGTGCTGTATGACATTCGCGACCAGGTGCTGACAACTTCTTCCGGCAAGGACGGACTGGAATCGACCAGCGAAGCCGAAGCAGAAAAGCGTGAAAGCAAAAACAAGAAAGCCGATGCATTCACCGTGCAGTCGCGGGAAGGCTTAAGCATTGGGCTGGCCATTACCGTGCGGTATAAGTTCGATCCGGCAAAGCTCGATTACATCCATGCCAACCTGCCGCAGCCGGTAGAGAAAGAGATTGTTCCGCCGGTGGTTTCCAGCGTCTTTCGCGAGCTGGCGCCGAACTATACCGTCCGCGAAGTTTTTGCCACCAAACGCGAAGAGATACGGCAATCTGCCGCGGACCGCATTACACGCAAGCTGGGAGCTGACGGCATCATTGTGAAAGAGGTCATGCTGCGCGACGTTCAATTGCCGGAGGAATACGCCAAAGGCCTGGAAGGTCTGCTGCTAAAAGAGCAGCAGAATGAAGGCATGGGCGTGGAAACAGAAATGAAAGCCAAG
The sequence above is a segment of the Terriglobia bacterium genome. Coding sequences within it:
- a CDS encoding L,D-transpeptidase — translated: MRRLVVISGKSKIIAIFAALAFSLTSIHLAAKAHIASLQREQERLEQSAMRQRLAVSQDPQVAASKPAIQVPANPIATDQKVIAPKNKPDETSVIHAAIAHSADPAPKRQIIISIADRQLAVIDHGQVLKTYPIAVGARGTPSPDGDFVIINHAKDPVYRHGDKEIAPGKDNPLGTRWMGLSLKGYGIHGTNVQSSVGKAVSHGCFRMRKQDVEELYTLVQVGDTVMVRRERDAMIAKVFTAPTSSQQAVTLAAATNSEVGPAAALPTTVEAAEQ